The proteins below come from a single Pichia kudriavzevii chromosome 2, complete sequence genomic window:
- a CDS encoding uncharacterized protein (PKUD0B06810; similar to Saccharomyces cerevisiae YLR239C (LIP2); ancestral locus Anc_8.407) — protein MKVLETIGIFKRYQSTCALKFPLNEEYFSKAKIKHLHFKGLTPYSKASEIQAKIVQRHTEYKIRHKNPRVIAPIYPTIMTFEFESVYTGGKRERNAKLATPVPSNLGVPYVQTDRGGQVTYHGPGQLVAYFLWDTKLWKGLTARCFVNFVEQCSVATVKKTGVDGVCTTENTGVWVKRLGDEQERKIGSIGMNMRRGVSSHGLSINLRPNLMYLNNPHFVMCGLDGYKQTSVVNEIGDVDIDVSDLGDLLIQSVTERMDVYMGAVPVEKHIFPSIDDFDLDYVTYNQNN, from the coding sequence ATGAAGGTTCTAGAAACAATAGGGATATTTAAAAGATACCAATCAACATGTGCGCTGAAGTTCCCGTTGAACGAAGAATACTTTAGCAAAGCCAAGATAAAGCACCTTCATTTCAAAGGCTTAACACCGTACAGTAAAGCATCAGAAATCCAGGCCAAAATTGTCCAGAGACATACCGAATACAAGATCCGTCACAAGAATCCCCGGGTGATTGCCCCAATATACCCTACAATTATGACTTTTGAATTCGAATCGGTGTATACGGGTGGGAAAAGGGAGCGGAATGCCAAATTGGCAACCCCTGTGCCTTCTAATTTAGGTGTACCCTATGTACAAACAGACAGAGGCGGACAAGTTACGTACCATGGGCCTGGGCAACTGGTTGCATATTTTTTGTGGGACACCAAATTGTGGAAAGGTCTCACTGCAAGATGCTTTGTAAACTTTGTTGAGCAGTGCAGTGTTGCTACCGTTAAAAAGACAGGTGTAGATGGAGTTTGCACCACGGAAAACACAGGCGTGTGGGTAAAGCGTCTAGGCGATGAACAGGAGAGGAAAATCGGTAGCATTGGTATGAACATGAGGCGTGGCGTCAGTAGCCACGGATTAAGCATTAACCTGAGACCAAATTTAATGTATTTGAACAATCCACACTTTGTAATGTGTGGTTTGGATGGGTATAAGCAGACTAGCGTTGTGAATGAGATTGGTGATGTGGATATTGACGTTTCCGATTTAGGCGATTTACTGATTCAGAGCGTTACTGAGCGTATGGATGTTTATATGGGTGCTGTTCCCGTTGAAAAGCACATTTTCCCATCCATAGATGACTTTGACCTTGATTATGTAACCTATAACCAGAATAACTAG
- a CDS encoding uncharacterized protein (PKUD0B06820; similar to Saccharomyces cerevisiae YLR234W (TOP3); ancestral locus Anc_8.414), with protein MAVKVLCVAEKNKISKGVAELLSNKHFQTKDTRNKYVKNYTFRCKLPQWGDCDITMTAVAGHILEKDLPKGYGWNDVRNVDLLSCPLIDRFSSKDSEKIASNIKDLAKEADILMIWTDYDREGEYIGYEIMVQAQAGNGRFNLDTTYRAKFSHLERNHIYAAACNPIRLDKNAIQAVSTRIEIDLRSGFCFTRLLTTSLKSYLQNDDKSLVSYGSCQFPTLGFVVDRAKRMKYFKSEEYWGINISIRKDRKKYPFSWSRNRLFDRLLTISIYQNCIENQGDNVVVTKVDNKPTTRYAPLPLTTVELQKDCSKYFKLSAKDTLNVAEGLYTKGFISYPRTETDSFPSKMDFKEYIGKQTQSSEWGGYAKMLIDDPSKFRIPRRGKNNDEAHPPIHPVSYAGSLTGREKQVYEYIVRRFLACCSLDAKGASTTITVRWSTEYFSTTGTVVLERNFYDIFKYANWTSSSKSLPVLAVGEQVPIADAKITSGKTSKPQPLTETELIALMDKNGIGTDATIAEHIEKIIQRQYVIKEKDGHGRGAKECLFPTPLGYALVDGFSKIDLQDISLTKPFLRKDMESDLSAICDGRKTKQEVLQETLKIYKDAYSITEDQMPLLIRAYRDSIRHVQSQT; from the coding sequence ATGGCAGTGAAGGTTCTTTGTGTTGCtgagaagaacaaaatttCCAAAGGAGTTGCAGAActtttatcaaataaaCACTTCCAGACAAAAGATACACGAAATAAATATGTTAAAAATTATACTTTCAGATGTAAACTTCCACAATGGGGGGACTGTGACATTACCATGACAGCGGTGGCTGGCCATATATTAGAAAAAGACTTGCCCAAGGGATACGGGTGGAACGATGTGCGAAACGTAGATTTACTAAGTTGTCCATTGATTGACCGATTTTCATCTAAAGATTCAGAGAAAATTGCAagcaatatcaaagatttaGCTAAAGAGGCAGatatattgatgatttggacAGATTATGATAGGGAAGGAGAATATATTGGATATGAAATCATGGTCCAAGCTCAGGCAGGAAACGGCAGATTTAACCTAGATACTACTTATAGAGCCAAGTTTTCACATCTTGAGAGAAATCATATATATGCAGCCGCATGTAATCCTATAAGGTTAGATAAAAATGCAATACAAGCGGTTAGCACGCGTATCGAAATTGATTTGAGATCAGGGTTTTGTTTTACCCGACTGTTAACTACATCACTGAAATCATATTTACAGAATGACGATAAGTCACTTGTAAGTTATGGAAGTTGTCAGTTCCCCACATTGggatttgttgttgatcgAGCCAAAAGGatgaaatattttaaaaGTGAAGAGTATTGGGGGATAAACATAAGTATTAGGAAAGATCGCAAAAAGTATCCATTTTCTTGGTCAAGAAATCGTTTATTTGATCGTTTATTGACAATATctatttatcaaaattgtATCGAAAATCAAGGAGATAATGTAGTTGTTACCAAAGTTGATAACAAGCCAACTACTAGGTATGCACCTCTACCATTAACAACAGTTGAGTTGCAAAAAGATTGCTCGAAGTACTTCAAACTAAGTGCAAAAGACACTTTAAATGTTGCTGAAGGACTATATACAAAGGGGTTTATTTCTTATCCACGTACTGAGACAGATAGCTTTCCAAGCAAGATGGATTTTAAAGAATACATTGGAAAACAGACACAGTCATCAGAATGGGGTGGTTATGCTAAAATGTTAATCGATGATCCCTCTAAATTCAGGATACCTCGAAGAGGAAAGAACAATGATGAGGCACATCCTCCCATTCATCCTGTTTCGTACGCCGGAAGCTTGACCGGTAGAGAGAAACAGGTTTATGAATATATTGTGAGGCGATTCTTAGCATGCTGTTCATTAGATGCCAAGGGTGCGTCAACGACAATTACTGTCAGATGGAGTACGGAATACTTTAGTACGACTGGAACAGTTGTTCttgaaagaaatttttatgatattttcaaatatgcaAATTGGACATCGTCTTCGAAAAGCTTACCTGTGTTAGCTGTTGGCGAGCAGGTCCCTATAGCAGACGCAAAGATTACCTCAggaaaaacatcaaaaccTCAACCTCTCACTGAAACTGAACTGATTGCACTCATGGATAAAAATGGAATAGGTACAGATGCAACTATTGCGGAACATATTGAAAAGATCATCCAACGCCAATATGTTATTAAGGAGAAAGATGGACATGGTAGAGGTGCAAAGGAGTGTTTATTTCCTACTCCTTTAGGATATGCATTGGTTGATGGTTTCTCAAAGATTGATCTTCAGGACATTTCACTGACGAAGCCGTTCTTACGTAAAGATATGGAATCTGATCTATCAGCTATTTGTGATGGTAGAAAGACGAAACAGGAAGTGTTACAAGAAACCCTTAAAATATACAAAGATGCATACTCAATCACTGAAGACCAAATGCCGCTCCTTATACGGGCATATAGGGATTCAATTAGGCACGTTCAGTCACAAACTTAA
- a CDS encoding uncharacterized protein (PKUD0B06790; similar to Saccharomyces cerevisiae YGR284C (ERV29); ancestral locus Anc_5.5), with product MDSPVSIPACLKSPPLPSHCQRKHPAMSYRGPNQIRNPFDPAGAQYQEQPQGFTNHHVPHSVARRASIIDTIDRMIPSDHPAVRKFEAFTEKIDAAMDQYLAFAKPYVPAIGRSFIVATFIEDSFRITTQWKEQVYYLATFRHLYEFIVKMFLLINIIGMLTGVVMVILRKQPVASSLILVSIVLLQGLVYGLFFDPPFFLRNISVIGGLLLALSDSLVIDKRALSMPGLPMLETKDYNKKYFLLAGRIMLIVLFVTFTLSIRWSFINLLLILVGTLACISVAIGYKTRFSASFLTVLLMLHNCMTNHYWTYAYQDTRRDYLRYEFFQTLSIIGGLLLIVNTGAGELSIDEKKKKF from the coding sequence ATGGACAGTCCTGTCTCAATTCCAGCTTGTTTGAAAAGTCCCCCCCTCCCTTCACATTGCCAAAGGAAACATCCCGCCATGTCATACAGAGGACCTAATCAAATCAGAAACCCATTTGATCCTGCAGGTGCCCAATATCAGGAGCAACCACAAGGATTCACCAATCACCACGTCCCTCACTCTGTAGCGAGACGTGCCTCCATCATTGATACTATTGACAGGATGATCCCATCGGATCACCCGGCAGTGAGGAAGTTTGAAGCATTCACAGAGAAAATTGATGCTGCAATGGATCAATACTTGGCGTTTGCGAAGCCATATGTCCCTGCAATAGGTCGTTCCTTCATTGTTGCTacttttattgaagattctTTCAGAATTACCACCCAATGGAAGGAACAGGTCTATTATCTTGCTACTTTCCGTCATCTATATGAGTTTATTGTCAAGATGTTTCTTCTGATAAACATTATCGGCATGCTTACCGGTGTCGTGATGGTCATATTAAGGAAACAGCCAGTTGCCTCTTCTTTGATTCTAGTCTCAATTGTTCTGCTACAAGGCTTGGTGTATGGGTTATTTTTCGATCCTCCATTTTTCCTTAGAAATATATCTGTCATTGGTGGCTTGCTTTTGGCTCTGTCTGACTCCCTGGTCATTGATAAGCGTGCTCTATCCATGCCAGGACTACCAATGCTTGAAACTAAAGATTATAACAAGAAGTACTTTTTATTAGCGGGTAGAATCATGCTTATTGTGTTATTCGTCACTTTTACATTATCGATTAGATGGTCTTTCATTAACCTCCTCTTGATTTTAGTTGGTACTCTTGCTTGTATTTCTGTTGCTATTGGATACAAAACAAGATTTTCCGCTTCCTTTTTGACAGTTTTATTAATGCTTCATAACTGTATGACTAACCATTACTGGACCTACGCTTACCAGGACACCAGAAGAGATTACTTGAGATATGAGTTCTTCCAAACTTTGAGTATTATTGGTGGTTTGCTATTGATTGTTAATACCGGTGCAGGTGAGCTAtccattgatgaaaagaagaagaaattctAA
- a CDS encoding uncharacterized protein (PKUD0B06770; similar to Saccharomyces cerevisiae YKR026C (GCN3); ancestral locus Anc_1.263): MAEFDIKQTYLKFLEDDPEITMPVAAIESLLTLLKVKQPSTSSELMRLLSDATRELKAGVNNSVSLSAGCDLFTRFVLRNTHLYSDWESCRKHLVENGQLFLQRAKESRDMIAKIGLNLIKDDDTVLVHSYSRVVLSLLAYCKSKFVRFRVFVTEARPGGSEDYVGGKVMADSLKELGIPVCYIHDSQVGFVINKVDKVFMGAEGVSESGGIINHVGSYQIGVLAKNANKPLYVVSESHKFVRMFPLSADDVPNNKLEFTTDTSIGLLNNANTDFTPHEYITALVSDLGVLTPSAVSEELIKMWYD; the protein is encoded by the coding sequence ATGGCCGAATTTGATATTAAACAAACATACTTGAAGTTCCTTGAAGATGATCCAGAGATTACCATGCCTGTTGCGGCAATAGAGTCCCTCCTTACATTATTAAAAGTTAAACAACCGTCGACTTCGTCCGAGTTGATGAGGCTTCTCTCAGATGCCACGCGTGAATTGAAGGCGGGTGTCAACAACAGTGTGTCCTTGAGTGCTGGTTGTGATTTATTTACACGATTTGTATTGAGAAACACACATTTATACAGTGACTGGGAAAGTTGTAGGAAGCATCTAGTCGAAAATGGACAATTATTTTTACAAAGAGCCAAGGAAAGTAGAGATATGATTGCTAAAATAGGTCTCAATCTAATAAAGGATGATGATACAGTTTTAGTTCATTCATATTCTAGAGTCGTCCTTTCTTTGTTGGCATACTGCAAATCTAAATTTGTTAGATTCCGGGTGTTTGTTACCGAAGCCAGACCTGGAGGGTCAGAAGATTATGTAGGCGGGAAAGTAATGGCTGATTCTCTAAAAGAACTTGGTATTCCTGTATGCTACATTCATGATTCAcaagttggatttgttATAAATAAGGTCGATAAAGTGTTCATGGGTGCAGAGGGTGTTTCAGAGAGTGGGGGTATTATAAATCATGTTGGTTCTTATCAAATTGGTGTGTTGGCCAAAAATGCGAATAAGCCACTATATGTTGTTAGTGAGTCTCATAAGTTCGTTAGAATGTTTCCCTTATCAGCAGATGATGTTCCTAACAACAAACTTGAGTTCACTACTGATACAAGTATTGGGTTGTTGAATAATGCAAACACTGATTTCACGCCCCATGAGTACATAACTGCCTTGGTATCAGATTTAGGTGTTTTAACGCCCTCTGCTGTGTCTGAAGAATTAATCAAAATGTGGTATGATTAG
- a CDS encoding uncharacterized protein (PKUD0B06800; similar to Saccharomyces cerevisiae YDR200C (VPS64) and YLR238W (FAR10); ancestral locus Anc_8.408) — protein sequence MSLPSPRKRSSSKTSQNFHPVAIKASGGPSIEKRNSPLVMEKTSSKESPKLKKYIHVAKLVSPEQPNEYLKVLNIPVYPDTLKIGRQNTPKTSNKITDGFFDSRVLSRNHAELFVRDDSLMIRDLKSSNGTFINDTKLEPYKEYQLHIGDQIDLGTTLESQMAHKKITCIIKEFDFVTLKQFSDLVEEINNKDVMISRKLELFNSTFDALVFGEIVDDVVIDNKEGGLLELISEDNDVGGTISNYNNGNNQSIHNSSKGNNNKDTHLEKNIKYIPGVELRNGSTTEMVRRLVVAVNNEYIQQQRLREMNSFLKNYNNTIAGYENNHIFKIYDKLLRSNVRGSQTVVSEKDRMRLEDQLKKINAELHHARRHLSTAQGKEEEYKKSLANKEELERALATAQERAKQLEKELESVKAANGELEKRVAVLEKQAEKERLENIEMLEKWKQMESEKKGLYTYGCSAGFVGLVAIALYWYVGRHDLM from the coding sequence ATGTCTCTCCCGTCGCCTCGCAAACGGTCGTCTTCAAAGACATCACAGAATTTCCACCCCGTAGCTATTAAAGCTTCAGGAGGCCCCTCTATCGAGAAAAGAAACTCCCCTCTTGTAATGGAGAAAACATCATCTAAAGAGAGTcccaaattgaaaaaatacattCACGTAGCTAAATTGGTATCACCAGAGCAACCAAATGAGTATCTGAAGGTCTTGAATATTCCGGTGTATCCAGATACGTTGAAAATAGGGCGTCAAAACACACCAAAGACAAGTAACAAAATTACAGACGGATTTTTTGACAGTCGAGTGCTTAGTAGGAACCATGCAGAACTCTTTGTTAGAGATGATTCGTTGATGATTCGTGATTTAAAGTCGTCAAATGGTACGTTTATTAATGACACAAAACTGGAACCTTATAAAGAATATCAATTGCACATTGGCGATCAAATCGATTTAGGTACAACTTTAGAGAGCCAAATGGCTCACAAAAAAATTACGTGCATTATCAAggagtttgattttgtaaCACTGAAACAATTCTCAGACTTGGtagaagaaatcaataataaagatGTAATGATTTCAAGGAAGTTGGAGCTGTTCAATTCCACATTTGATGCACTAGTCTTTGGTGAAATTGTGGATGACGTTGTCATTGACAATAAGGAAGGTGGCTTGCTGGAATTAATTAGTGAAGATAATGATGTTGGTGGGACTATTAGCAACTACAATAATGGCAACAACCAAAGTATACATAATAGCAGCAAGggtaataataataaagatACCCatttagagaaaaacataaaatacATTCCCGGTGTTGAGTTAAGAAATGGCTCGACAACAGAAATGGTCAGAAGGCTGGTTGTTGCTGTGAACAATGAATAtatccaacaacaacggTTGAGAGAGATGAACTCTTTTCTTAAAAACTACAACAATACAATCGCAGGTTATGAAAACAATcacattttcaaaatctaTGACAAGCTTCTCAGATCTAATGTCAGAGGATCTCAGACTGTGGTATCAGAGAAAGATCGAATGCGATTAGAGGATCAGCTAAAGAAAATTAATGCTGAATTACACCATGCACGTAGACATTTGAGCACGGCTCAAGGTAAGGAGGAAGAATATAAGAAATCACTTGCGAATAAGGAGGAACTCGAAAGAGCACTAGCAACTGCACAGGAACGAGCAAAGCAGCTAGAGAAGGAGCTGGAGTCTGTGAAGGCTGCAAATGGTGAACTGGAGAAACGTGTTGCTGTTCTGGAGAAGCAAGCCGAAAAGGAGAGGCTTGAAAACATAGAAATGCTAGAAAAATGGAAGCAGATGGAAtctgaaaagaaaggatTGTATACCTATGGATGCAGCGCTGGTTTCGTAGGGCTAGTTGCGATTGCTTTGTACTGGTATGTCGGTAGACATGACCTAATGTAA
- a CDS encoding uncharacterized protein (PKUD0B06780; similar to Saccharomyces cerevisiae YJL102W (MEF2); ancestral locus Anc_1.264): MTCFMSSAIKRALHTTTRALNYESDFLLKTSINEIRNIGIIAHIDAGKTTTTERLLYYSGLTNRIGNVDNGDTITDYLTQEKDRGITIQSAAVTLPWKGKKINVIDTPGHADFTFEVIRSLRVLDGAVTILDAVAGVEAQTEKVWKQAKDLNIPTMVYINKMDRDGAGYGRTVKEIVGRLGTRAILVNFPYFVKGKDQKDVFKGVVDVVNNKLIEWNTSSDVDGREVSVSDISKESAVYTDFINAKQAMVDYLGEYNDQIVEHFFESDDYTTVDKNLLNATIRDLTIKNLITPVLCGSSFKNIGVQPLLDAIVDYLPSPTDVTPPQVIGVKNNSVPTKIDSKVGCIVNNNKNLTAALAFKVINHPNRGLMTFVRVYSGKLQPNSTIVNSRTGEKVKIGKLLVMNGENPLDVKFLTAGNIGVITGTDEIATGDTLIGHAVTKSVNGINKNETSLKLLPIDIPPPVFSVSIEPTTVSDKRKLDSALGVLLKEDPSLKLTFDDESGQSILSGMGELHLEITKDRLVDDMKVNADIGDVNVTYKETITKDVDFVEIYEDGDNENEHQYGISLSIHQFETPFHEFIQCLHETKTFNSEDVYMLDINTAIVFDKAAVPRDIEKELAKPIWTLNISYEKIINAILSGATGSLQMGGRLARLPLQNLVIYVNQWCVPDLKDMQNVSGLIKITRETINKGLNSLDDNDFTLLEPIMNVKTYVLESDVGTVSQDLMSARNANILSIEDESDAGVSAREWADNMERTFVPYDPTMQYLQKNNGVNKLVISSEAPLREMIGYLNKLRSLTKGRGIYDMQFKGMERTTGDRVKQILEG; this comes from the coding sequence atgACATGCTTTATGTCCAGTGCTATTAAGCGTGCTTTACATACTACTACACGTGCACTGAACTATGAATCTGATTTTTTACTAAAAACCTCCATTAATGAAATTAGAAATATAGGTATCATTGCACACATTGACGCAGGTAAGACCACTACAACAGAACGTCTGCTATACTACTCTGGTCTAACCAATCGTATAGGTAACGTTGATAACGGTGATACGATTACGGACTATTTAACTCAAGAGAAAGATAGGGGTATCACAATTCAAAGTGCTGCTGTGACATTACCATGGAAAGGGAAGAAAATCAATGTTATAGACACGCCAGGTCATGCCGATTTCACATTTGAGGTGATTAGATCGTTAAGAGTGCTAGACGGTGCAGTCACTATTTTAGATGCAGTTGCAGGTGTTGAAGCGCAGACGGAGAAAGTCTGGAAACAAGCAAAAGATCTAAATATTCCAACTATGGTATACATAAACAAAATGGATAGAGACGGTGCCGGTTATGGGCGTACGGTGAaggaaattgttggaaGGTTAGGCACCAGAGCAATCTTAGTAAATTTCCCCTACTTTGTAAAGGGTAAAGACCAGAAGGATGTGTTTAAAGGTGTTGTTGACGTAGTGAATAATAAATTGATCGAATGGAATACCAGTTCCGACGTCGATGGTAGAGAAGTTTCAGTTAGTGATATTAGTAAAGAATCTGCTGTCTATACTGACTTTATCAATGCAAAACAAGCAATGGTTGATTATTTAGGAGAATATAATGATCAGATTGTTgaacatttttttgaatctgATGATTACACAACTGTCGATAAGAACTTATTAAATGCCACTATTAGAGATCTGACAATTAAGAATCTTATAACACCTGTTTTATGTGGCTCCTCTTTCAAGAACATCGGAGTACAACCATTATTAGATGCTATTGTTGATTATTTACCTTCCCCAACAGATGTGACGCCACCACAGGTTATTGGAGTTAAGAACAACAGTGTTCCTACAAAAATTGATTCCAAAGTTGGATGCATTGTaaataataacaaaaatCTAACTGCGGCACTTGCATTCAAAGTAATTAACCATCCTAACCGTGGATTGATGACGTTTGTTCGTGTATATTCTGGCAAACTACAGCCGAACTCCACTATAGTTAATTCCAGAACTGGTGAAAAGGTTAAAATAGGTAAACTTTTAGTTATGAATGGCGAAAATCCACTGGATGTCAAGTTTTTGACAGCTGGTAATATAGGTGTTATCACAGGCACAGACGAAATAGCTACAGGTGATACGCTAATTGGACATGCTGTCACTAAATCAGTTAATGGAATAAACAAGAATGAGACATCACTGAAATTACTCCCTATTGATATCCCACCTCCTGTTTTTAGTGTTTCTATTGAGCCAACTACTGTTTCAGATAAGCGGAAATTGGATTCCGCTTTGGGCGTGTTATTGAAGGAGGATCCATCATTGAAACTGAcatttgatgatgagtCTGGCCAGTCCATTCTATCGGGTATGGGTGAATTACATCTAGAAATTACCAAGGATAGACTAGTTGATGATATGAAAGTCAATGCTGATATCGGCGATGTGAATGTTACATATAAAGAGACGATCACCAAAGACGTTGACTTTGTTGAGATTTATGAAGATGGAGATAATGAGAATGAACATCAGTATGgaatttctttatcaattcatcaattcgAAACCCCATTTCATGAATTTATACAATGCTTACATGAGACCAAAACTTTTAATAGTGAAGATGTTTATATGCTAGATATCAACACTgccattgtttttgataaagCAGCAGTTCCAagagatattgaaaaagaattaGCAAAACCTATCTGGACTCTGAATATTAGTTACGAGAAAATCATAAATGCTATTTTATCGGGGGCTACAGGCTCTTTACAGATGGGAGGTAGATTGGCCAGGTTGCCGCTACAGAACCTTGTGATTTATGTGAACCAATGGTGTGTTCCTGATTTGAAGGATATGCAAAACGTATCAGGCTTGATCAAAATAACTCGTGAGACAATTAATAAGGGTCTGAATTCGCTCGATGATAATGACTTCACCTTATTGGAACCTATAATGAATGTTAAGACTTACGTTCTTGAGTCTGATGTAGGTACTGTTTCGCAAGATCTAATGAGTGCAAGGAATGCCAATATTTTAAGTATCGAAGACGAAAGTGATGCAGGTGTGTCTGCTCGAGAATGGGCAGATAATATGGAGAGGACATTTGTTCCGTACGACCCTACGATGCAATACTTACAGAAAAACAACGGTGTGAACAAGTTGGTTATTTCAAGCGAAGCCCCACTCCGAGAAATGATTGGATATCTAAACAAGTTGAGATCCTTAACTAAAGGACGTGGTATCTATGATATGCAATTCAAGGGTATGGAGAGGACTACTGGTGACCGTGTGAAACAAATTTTAGAAGGTTAA
- a CDS encoding uncharacterized protein (PKUD0B06830; similar to Saccharomyces cerevisiae YDR192C (NUP42); ancestral locus Anc_8.398), protein MSNRQQVCKFFKQGRCQYGNSCRFYHPQQSNNNYNNYGSVASGNNAFGNQTRGGLGAFGNFASNNNTGFSSSGGNTGNAAQETPQQFCDPKSLTKRQNEMRNDMLELDEMLNISNCIFTSYSLKPPAIANAISNRDFSFEEARVQYYQAQATNTIPQYQQQIANRHNDMKNAVNFIKQNSDKAVRYLQLSLSNQSIPPKPLIPVPDFNVPVSATGSGSIFSTSTSSNVSNPFGGQSNPFGSSANLSSGGTFGSSGFGSSTTGAFGNQTSTTGAFGNQTSVASPFGGSATGKTGLGGGGFGSSGFGSSGFGSSGFGSSGFGTKTSGAFGSVTLSNLAASAQSPFGSSPASTTSGPFGGTSSATASTFGVTNSANATSSFDTGGFGNAGFGKNLGNAFKEHSENANTFNRSSSTNAQSNPFGGVSTGNAFGNKVFGGVFGAQDNSPFGGNSQGNATEFRQSEIEEPKTRIQDLGDKILELFNADTFELGKVPDIPPPLELC, encoded by the coding sequence ATGTCGAACAGGCAGCAGGTTTGCAAATTTTTTAAGCAGGGACGCTGTCAATATGGCAATAGTTGCAGATTTTACCACCCCCAACAATCGAATAATAATTACAATAATTATGGTAGTGTTGCGAGTGGGAACAACGCATTCGGAAATCAAACACGTGGTGGATTAGGCGCATTTGGAAACTTTGCTTCAAATAACAATACCGGGTTTAGTAGTAGTGGTGGAAATACGGGTAATGCAGCACAGGAAACACCACAACAGTTTTGTGATCCAAAATCTCTCACCAAACGTCAAAATGAAATGCGAAACGATATGCTTGAATTGGATGAAATGCTGAATATTAGTAATTGTATATTTACATCTTATTCTTTGAAGCCTCCTGCAATTGCAAATGCTATTTCGAATCGtgatttttcctttgaagAAGCTAGGGTTCAGTACTATCAGGCACAGGCCACAAATACTATTCcacaatatcaacaacagataGCTAATAGACACAATGATATGAAGAATGCAGTAAACTTCATAAAACAGAATTCAGATAAGGCTGTGAGGTACTTGCAGTTATCACTTTCCAACCAAAGCATACCTCCTAAACCACTGATTCCAGTCCCTGACTTCAATGTACCTGTTTCGGCAACAGGATCTGGTAGCATTTTTAGCACATCGACGTCGAGTAATGTGTCTAATCCTTTTGGTGGCCAGTCTAATCCTTTTGGAAGTTCTGCAAATTTGAGTAGTGGAGGTACATTTGGGTCATCTGGGTTCGGGTCATCAACGACAGGAGcatttggaaatcaaacatCTACGACAGGAGCATTCGGAAATCAAACATCTGTAGCCTCTCCATTTGGGGGGAGTGCTACTGGTAAAACTGGTTTAGGAGGCGGTGGATTTGGAAGCAGTGGATTTGGAAGCAGTGGATTTGGAAGCAGTGGATTTGGAAGCAGTGGATTTGGTACGAAAACATCAGGTGCATTCGGTTCGGTTACTTTATCAAACCTGGCAGCATCAGCACAATCTCCATTTGGCTCATCACCAGCTTCTACTACATCAGGACCGTTTGGTGGAACATCATCAGCTACAGCAAGTACTTTTGGTGTTACCAACTCCGCTAATGCTACTTCATCTTTTGACACGGGAGGTTTTGGGAATGCAGGGTTTGGAAAAAATTTAGGAAATGCGTTCAAAGAACATTCTGAAAATGCAAACACTTTTAACAGGAGTAGCAGCACAAACGCACAATCTAATCCATTTGGTGGAGTGTCAACAGGCAACGcttttggaaataaagtATTTGGTGGTGTTTTTGGAGCACAGGATAATTCACCTTTTGGAGGGAACAGTCAGGGAAACGCTACCGAATTTAGGCAGTCTGAAATCGAAGAACCAAAAACTAGGATACAAGATCTTGGGGATAAAATTCTGGAGCTCTTTAATGCCGACACTTTTGAACTTGGGAAAGTTCCTGATATCCCACCACCATTGGAATTATGTTAA